A genomic window from Hyla sarda isolate aHylSar1 chromosome 10, aHylSar1.hap1, whole genome shotgun sequence includes:
- the LOC130294478 gene encoding uncharacterized protein LOC130294478, with translation MEASNPETMSNDQIQLLVDHSVSRSVHSAVNNAMAAMQESLVKSVAMAISQTSAHKEHQTQQAKKCSAKRRHVSHDNLLANKQRKIVTSARGLQTNADLPSTSNHEHDAEKSHPIPSTREENSNKRVTFASDTVNPSDYYEINEGDDTVLYEDENDMADNYSELSDVEDPSYVPENNEGVDIYFDSSNNFSESTILDGQGLPFFDPSQIVHPRSGEWTPNPEIEEFISYWIRKSLDSKDRNKLRAECPRPTLPLNAAQTPELDPILVRYIQKSGKNPKKGMDRNFKICQDKFLDLLGPLTKIMEITENAYNSGTMVDANTLRGWIQRAICLFGNINEAFCTERRRSILLKLDPQLTHLATTQPPSPTGGFLFGEQFIKEISKYVGLFSSLDKAQSSLKKVFPSKIFGRAGRSRGRFPGRYPQYRAQYRGPSYQTDRASFHIPPPQPQPQPFFPYRARPWRPRGQRGYTRSRPQAY, from the exons ATGGAGGCTTCTAACCCTGAAACAATGTCTAATGACCAAATTCAATTATTAGTGGACCACTCTGTTTCTAGGTCCGTACATTCTGCTGTTAATAATGCTATGGCAGCTATGCAGGAATCTTTAGTCAAATCTGTTGCTATGGCTATCTCTCAAACGTCTGCACATAAAGAACATCAGACGCAGCAGGCTAAAAAATGCTCTGCAAAAAGGAGACATGTATCTCATGACAACCTCCTTGCTAATAAACAAAGGAAAATAGTTACCAGTGCCAGAGGTTTACAAACTAATGCTGATTTGCCTTCCACCAGTAACCATGAACATGATGCGGAAAAATCCCATCCCATACCCTCTACCCGGGAGGAGAACTCTAATAAACGGGTCACTTTTGCCTCAGATACTGTTAACCCCTCGGACTACTACGAGATTAATGAGGGTGATGATACTGTTTTATATGAGGATGAAAATGATATGGCAGACAATTACTCCGAATTGTCGGATGTTGAAGACCCCTCATATGTACCTGAAAATAATGAGGGTGTAGACATTTATTTTGATAGTTCTAATAATTTTTCTGAGTCCACCATCCTAGATGGTCAAGGACTTCCCTTTTTTGACCCCTCCCAAATAGTACATCCCAGATCTGGGGAGTGGACGCCTAATCCCGAAATAGAGGAATTCATATCTTATTGGATAAGAAAAAGTTTGGACAGTAAAGATAGAAATAAACTTAGAGCAGAGTGTCCAAGACCCACATTACCCTTGAATGCTGCCCAAACACCCGAACTAGATCCAATTCTAGTAAGATATATTCAAAAATCGGGTAAAAATCCCAAAAAAGGTATGGAccgaaatttcaaaatttgccaGGACAAATTTTTAGATTTATTAGGCCCCCTGACAAAAATTATGGAAATTACTGAGAATGCTTATAATTCTGGCACTATGGTGGATGCTAACACCCTTAGGGGTTGGATACAGAGGGCTATATGCCTTTTTGGTAACATTAATGAAGCTTTCTGTACTGAAAGGAGACGATCAATATTATTAAAGCTAGATCCTCAATTGACCCACTTAGCTACCACTCAACCTCCTTCCCCCACAGGAGGTTTTCTCTTTGGAGAACAGTTTATTAAAGAAATATCGAAATACGTGGGCCTTTTCTCATCACTAGACAAAGCCCAGTCATCCCtcaaaaaagttttcccctcaaAAATTTTTGGAAGGGCCGGGAGAAGTAGGGGCCGTTTTCCCGGCCGATATCCCCAATATAGAGCACAATATAGAGGCCCCTCTTACCAGACAGACAGAGCTTCCTTCCACATCCCTCCCCCTCAACCACAACCACAACCCTTCTTCCCTTACCGGGCACGTCCATGGAGACCGAGAGGACAACGAGGATACACACGTTCCAGACCCCAAG ccTACTAA